A single window of Rhodamnia argentea isolate NSW1041297 chromosome 5, ASM2092103v1, whole genome shotgun sequence DNA harbors:
- the LOC115746632 gene encoding LOW QUALITY PROTEIN: root phototropism protein 3 (The sequence of the model RefSeq protein was modified relative to this genomic sequence to represent the inferred CDS: inserted 1 base in 1 codon), which produces MWDSENESVGGRGYGNGSLSSDKQGVKTEGFELRDQSWYVATDIPSDLLVHVGEVNFHLHKYPLLSRSGKFNRLIYESRDPDLSKVVLDDLPGGPEAFELAAKFCYGIAVDLTAANISGLRCAAEYLEMTEDLEEGNLIFKTEAFLSYVVLSSWRDSILVLKSCEKLSPWAENLQIVRRCSESIAWKACANPKGIRWAYTGKPQKVSSPKWNEMKESSPSRAHQAPPDWWFEDVSILRIDHFVRVVTAIKVKGMRFELIGAAIMQYAAKWLPGLIRDGTGAGDEGSNSGNSNSSSGSNSWKGGLHMVVAGTKDDPSIVQAKDQRMIIESLISIIPPQKDSVTCSFLLRLLRMANMLKVAPALVTELEKRVGMQFEQATLADLLIPSYNKSETSYDVDLVQRLLEHFLVQEQMEGSSPSRQSFPEKHGYDGVQRVNGQNAKMRVARLVDSYLTEVSRDRNLSLTKFQVLAEALPESARTCDDGLYRAIDSYLKAHPTLTEHERKRLCRIMDCQKLSIDACMHAAQNERLPLRVVVQVLFSEQVKISNALASSSLKETGGDVKYQPMVPNRKTLLEGTPQSFQEGWAAAKKDINTLKFELESMKAKYLALQNDMEVLQRQFDKIAKPKHGSAWSSGWKKLSKLTKMSNLESQDNGPQVXRCRSNQEDS; this is translated from the exons ATGTGGGATTCTGAAAATGAGTCCGTCGGTGGGAGAGGTTACGGGAATGGCAGCCTCAGCTCGGACAAGCAAGGGGTTAAAACAgaagggtttgagctcagagaTCAGTCATG GTATGTTGCAACTGACATCCCAAGTGACCTTCTAGTTCATGTTGGAGAAGTTAATTTCCATTTACACAAG TATCCCCTGCTCTCTAGGAGTGGGAAGTTCAACAGGCTCATATATGAATCACGTGACCCCGACTTGAGCAAGGTGGTCTTGGATGATCTTCCCGGTGGGCCTGAAGCTTTCGAGCTGGCTGCAAAGTTCTGCTATGGGATCGCCGTCGATCTGACCGCAGCCAATATTTCCGGCCTGCGCTGTGCGGCTGAGTACTTGGAGATGACTGAGGACTTGGAGGAAGGCAATCTTATATTCAAAACCGAAGCCTTTCTTAGCTACGTAGTCTTATCTTCATGGCGAGACTCGATATTAGTGCTTAAAAGCTGTGAGAAGCTCTCGCCGTGGGCGGAGAATCTGCAAATTGTACGGAGATGCAGCGAGTCAATAGCTTGGAAGGCCTGTGCGAACCCGAAAGGGATAAGATGGGCTTACACGGGGAAGCCGCAGAAAGTCTCGAGCCCGAAATGGAACGAGATGAAGGAGTCGAGCCCGAGCAGGGCTCACCAGGCTCCTCCTGATTGGTGGTTCGAAGATGTCTCGATTCTGCGGATTGATCACTTTGTGAGGGTCGTCACTGCTATCAAAGTAAAAGGCATGAGGTTCGAATTGATTGGTGCGGCGATTATGCAGTATGCTGCAAAGTGGCTTCCTGGTTTGATAAGAGATGGAACAGGAGCAGGAGATGAAGGAAGCAACAGTGGGAACAGCAATAGCAGCAGTGGAAGCAATAGTTGGAAAGGCGGGCTCCACATGGTCGTGGCCGGGACTAAGGATGACCCTTCAATCGTTCAGGCCAAAGACCAGAGGATGATAATAGAGAGCCTTATCAGTATAATTCCTCCGCAGAAGGACAGCGTCACGTGTAGCTTCCTTCTTCGGCTTTTGCGAATGGCAAACATGTTGAAAGTGGCTCCTGCGTTAGTAACTGAGTTAGAGAAACGGGTTGGCATGCAATTCGAACAGGCGACCTTGGCCGATCTCCTTATTCCTTCGTACAATAAGAGTGAAACTTCGTATGATGTTGATCTAGTTCAGAGGCTGCTGGAGCATTTTCTTGTTCAGGAACAGATGGAAGGCTCAAGCCCGAGCAGGCAGTCTTTTCCAGAGAAGCACGGCTATGATGGTGTTCAACGAGTTAACGGGCAAAATGCGAAGATGAGAGTGGCGAGACTAGTCGACAGTTATCTCACTGAGGTGTCCAGAGACAGAAACCTCTCATTGACAAAGTTTCAAGTGCTGGCTGAAGCATTGCCCGAGTCTGCAAGGACTTGTGACGATGGACTTTACCGGGCAATCGACTCATACCTTAAG GCACATCCGACGCTCACCGAGCATGAGAGGAAGCGGCTGTGCCGGATCATGGATTGCCAGAAGCTCTCGATCGACGCGTGCATGCACGCCGCGCAGAACGAGCGGCTCCCCTTGAGAGTTGTCGTCCAAGTCCTCTTCTCGGAGCAAGTGAAGATAAGCAACGCGCTCGCCAGCAGCTCGCTCAAGGAAACTGGAGGCGACGTGAAGTATCAGCCGATGGTCCCGAACCGAAAGACCCTCCTGGAAGGGACCCCGCAGTCATTCCAGGAAGGTTGGGCGGCCGCGAAGAAGGACATAAACACCCTCAAGTTCGAGCTCGAGAGCATGAAGGCCAAGTACCTCGCGCTGCAGAATGACATGGAGGTTCTGCAGAGGCAGTTCGACAAGATCGCGAAGCCGAAGCACGGGTCGGCTTGGAGCAGCGGGTGGAAGAAGCTGAGTAAGCTGACCAAGATGAGCAACTTGGAGAGCCAGGACAATGGGCCTCAGG CCAGGTGCAGATCAAACCAGGAAGACTCCTAG
- the LOC115746640 gene encoding pentatricopeptide repeat-containing protein At5g09450, mitochondrial, with translation MGSRAFFLSLRRARFVEGFGAANEWSPRRLLSSGGAGSELVEDAVVVEEGDDLKSRIFRLRLPKRSVTNVIQKWVGEGNGISASELRQISKDLRKSQRYKHALEVSEWMVTNEGFELSDKDYADRIDLMTKVFGVDAAERYFEGLPTSARNTETYTALLHSYASLKLSDKAADLYERIKDSNLAFSALTYNEMMTLYMSIGQVEKVPSVVDEMKRQKVAPDIFTYNLWISSCAATLRIDEVERVLHEMSQDSNSNEDWKRYRYLTRIYVISGQLSNLESGGLVEAEKGITQREWIAYDFLVILHASLGKKERVDQIWKSLRMTKQKMTSRNFMCVLSSYLMLGHMKEVGEVIDQWKQATITSFDNSYCSRLLEAYREIGLIDTANAFHMLLIEKNCISGNDP, from the exons ATGGGTTCTCGGGCCTTCTTCCTCTCGCTTAGACG AGCGAGATTCGTCGAGGGCTTCGGAGCtgcgaacgagtggagtccccGCAGGCTCTTGTCTTCGGGTGGGGCGGGGAGCGAGTTGGTCGAGGATGCTGTGGTTGTTGAAGAGGGCGATGATTTGAAGAGCAGGATTTTCAGGCTGAGGCTGCCGAAGCGGAGCGTGACGAACGTTATCCAGAAATGGGTCGGCGAGGGTAACGGGATTTCTGCTTCTGAGCTTCGGCAAATCTCCAAGGATCTGAGGAAGTCCCAGCGTTACAAGCATGCCCTCGAG GTTTCAGAGTGGATGGTTACCAATGAGGGATTTGAGTTGTCAGACAAAGATTATGCTGATCGGATAGACTTGATGACAAAGGTGTTTGGTGTTGATGCTGCTGAGCGCTACTTTGAAGGTCTACCTACATCAGCAAGAAATACCGAAACTTATACTGCTCTTCTTCACAGTTACGCTAGTTTAAAATTAAGTGATAAAGCTGCAGATCTTTATGAGAGAATAAAGGATTCAAACCTCGCATTCAGTGCTCTGACCTACAACGAGATGATGACATTATACATGTCAATTGGACAGGTAGAGAAGGTCCCTTCAGTGGTGGATGAGATGAAACGCCAGAAAGTGGCCCCAGATATTTTCACCTACAATCTTTGGATTAGTTCATGTGCTGCTACGCTTAGGATTGATGAAGTTGAAAGAGTGTTACATGAAATGAGTCAGGATTCTAACTCAAATGAGGATTGGAAGAGATATAGGTACCTCACAAGGATATATGTCATCTCAGGTCAACTTTCGAACTTGGAGTCTGGTGGGCTGGTTGAAGCCGAGAAGGGAATCACTCAGAGAGAATGGATTGCGTATGATTTTCTTGTCATCCTCCATGCCAGCCtgggaaagaaggagagagttGATCAAATATGGAAATCTTTGAGGATGACTAAACAAAAGATGACGAGTAGAAACTTTATGTGCGTTCTGTCTTCGTATCTGATGCTTGGGCATATGAAAGAGGTAGGAGAAGTCATTGACCAATGGAAGCAAGCCACAATCACAAGCTTCGACAATTCTTACTGTAGTCGACTTTTGGAAGCTTATAGAGAGATTGGGTTGATAGATACTGCTAATGCCTTTCATATGCTTCTTATAGAGAAGAATTGCATCTCTGGCAATGACCCTTAG